In the genome of Podospora pseudocomata strain CBS 415.72m chromosome 2 map unlocalized CBS415.72m_2.2, whole genome shotgun sequence, one region contains:
- the ARF51F gene encoding ADP-ribosylation factor 6 (COG:U; EggNog:ENOG503NYP1), whose protein sequence is MGAAFSMSSLFGKLFGSKEVRILMLGLDAAGKTTILYKLKLNQTMTTIPTVGFNVETFTYKNIKFNMWDVGGQDKIRPLWRHYYSGTQGLVFVVDSSDHARIDEARTELHRIINDREMADCLLLVFANKQDVDGAMKPNEVTEKLQLAKLKDKLWFVQPAIAIDGEGLTEGFGWLSDNIKKMPKYGGK, encoded by the exons ATGGGCGCCGCCTTTTCCATGTCGAGCCTTTTTGGCAAACTGTTCGGGTCCAAGGAAGTGCGCATTCTCATGCTGGGTCTCGATGCCGCTGGCAAGACCACCATTCTCtacaagctcaagctcaaccagaccatgaccaccatccccacaGTCGGCTTCAACGTGGAGACCTTTACCTACAAAAACATCAAGTTCAATATGTGGGACGTTGGTGGCCAGGACAAGATTAGGCCTTTGTGGAGGCATTACTACAGCG GTACCCAGGGTCTGGTGTTCGTGGTAGACTCGTCAGATCACGCTCGTATCGACGAGGCGAGGACAGAACTCCATCGCATTATTAACGATCGTGAAATGGCGGATTGTTTGCTCCTGGTGTTTGCCAACAAGCAGGATGTTGACGGTG CCATGAAACCTAATGAAGTTACCGAGAAGCTCCAGCTCGCCAAACTCAAGGACAAGCTCTGGTTCGTGCAGCCTGCCATTGCCATCGATGGCGAGGGCTTGACCGAGGGCTTCGGTTGGTTATCGGATAATATCAAGAAGATGCCCAAGTATGGCGGGAAATGA
- the FAT1_1 gene encoding long-chain fatty acid transporter fat1 (COG:I; EggNog:ENOG503NU8V) — protein sequence MASLALTAAGVAAGSAYLNARLSLSHDLLFARIAGSSVINIIKAVRSGKINFFYVLEKQALDTSSANRPFMLFEGRSWTYKETYDNVLQWGTWLREVKGVKKGDVVVLNYQNSAMFMILWFSIWSVGAKPAFINYNLRDQALTHCLKESTARLALVDPHVADALTDDVREKMAAMEFIVTGDDVQREVQRVRGTRGDDELRKEDDYVAMAILIYTSGTTGMPKPAVVSWAKIFTAIGLCSKGTGMKKDDVFYTCMPLYHSSASCLGVCSVLFTGTTLSIGRKFSTKTFWKEVRETKSTIIQYVGETCRYLTVAPPEIDPVTGENLDKKHHVRVAFGNGLRPDVWDKFKERFAIDTIYEFYAATEGALGLWNLSRNAFGKGAIGRYGALSTLFLGLRSAIVKIDDETEEPWRDPQTGFCQRVKSGDVGEFLVSLPADDVNKRFQGYFGNQKATNSKIMRDVFKKGDAWFRSGDVLRWDSDGMIFFSDRIGDTFRWKSENVSTAEVSQAMGLHPNVLESNVYGVQLPNHDGRAGCAAIAFDSPNLSRELMASLAKHAREKLPRYAVPLFLRVVKGVGEQTTGTNKQQKHHLRQQSVNPSKVQGDALFWLKGDTYEPFGETQWKELEGGRVKL from the exons ATGGCCTCTCTCGCTCTCACCGCGGCAGGTGTGGCGGCAGGCTCGGCCTACCTCAACGCCCGTCTCTCGCTCTCCCACGATCTCCTTTTTGCCCGCATTGCCGGTTCATccgtcatcaacatcatcaaggccgTCCGGTCCGGAAAGATCAACTTTTTCTACGTTCTCGAGAAGCAGGCACTCGACACCTCGTCTGCCAACCGCCCGTTCATGCTCTTTGAAGGCCGATCGTGGACTTACAAGGAGACATATGACAATGTTTTGCAGTGGGGCACCTGGCTTCGGGAGGTGAAGGGAGTCAAGAAGGGGGATGTTGTCGTCTTGAACTACCAGAACTCGGCCATGTTCATGATTCTGTGGTTTTCCATCTGGAGTGTCGGGGCGAAGCCGGCTTTCATCAACTACAACCTGCGGGATCAGGCTTTGACACATTGCTTGAAGGAGAGTACAGCAAGGCTGGCGTTGGTTGATCCTCATGTGGCTGATGCGCTGACGGACGATGTAAGAGAGAAGATGGCGGCCATGGAGTTTATCGTTACGGGAGATGATGTTCAACGGGAGGTTCAGAGGGTACGGGGGACGAGaggcgatgatgagctgaGGAAGGAAGACGACTATGTCGCCATGGCTATCCTGATCTACACCAGTGGGACGACAGGCATGCCCAAGCCTGCTGTGGTCAGTTGGGCCAAGATCTTTACCGCCATCGGACTGTGTTCCAAGGGTActgggatgaagaaggacGACGTCTTCTACACG TGCATGCCTCTCTATCACAGCTCTGCCTCGTGTCTGGGTGTCTGCAGCGTCTTGTTTACTGGAACAACGCTCTCCATCGGCAGGAAGTTTTCTACAAAGACGTTCTGGAAAGAGGTGCGCGAGACCAAGTCTACCATTATCCAGTATGTGGGCGAGACATGCCGATACCTGACGGTTGCTCCACCGGAGATCGACCCCGTTACTGGAGAGAACCTGGACAAGAAGCACCATGTCCGAGTCGCCTTCGGTAACGGACTTCGGCCAGATGTCTGGGATAAGTTCAAGGAGAGGTTTGCTATAGAT ACAATTTATGAGTTCTATGCGGCAACTGAAGGAGCGCTAGGGCTTTGGAACCTGAGCCGTAATGCGTTTGGCAAAGGCGCCATCGGCCGATATGGTGCCCTTTCCACGCTCTTCCTCGGGCTTCGTTCAGCCATTGTCAAGATTGACGATGAGACAGAGGAGCCCTGGCGAGATCCCCAGACTGGATTCTGCCAGCGCGTGAAGAGCGGCGATGTGGGCGAGTTCTTGGTCAGCTTGCCTGCTGACGACGTCAACAAGAGATTCCAGGGATATTTTGGCAACCAGAAGGCGACAAACTCCAAGATCATGAGGGACGTCTTTAAAAAGGGGGACGCATG GTTTCGGTCTGGAGACGTGCTCCGCTGGGACTCGGATGGcatgatcttcttctccgacCGTATCGGCGATACTTTCCGTTGGAAGAGTGAAAATGTGTCCACCGCCGAGGTATCACAGGCGATGGGACTTCATCCCAATGTTCTGGAATCCAACGTCTATGGTGTCCAACTACCGAACCACGACGGTCGAGCAGGTTGTGCAGCCATTGCCTTTGACAGTCCAAATCTGAGCCGTGAGCTGATGGCTAGCTTGGCCAAACATGCGCGGGAAAAGCTACCCCGTTATGCGGTGCCTCTGTTCCTGAGAGTGGTCAAGGGCGTTGGTGAGCAGACAACAGGCACGAATAAGCAACAGAAGCATCATTTAAGGCAACAGAGTGTCAACCCGAGCAAGGTTCAGGGCGATGCTCTCTTTTGGTTGAAGGGGGACACATATGAGCCATTTGGGGAGACACAGTGGAAGGAACTGGAGGGTGGAAGGGTGAAGCTGTAA
- a CDS encoding uncharacterized protein (EggNog:ENOG503PCN0; COG:S) encodes MAIDLGYGKHVWQIPFRNLNDMFLIGQITVTLAICSQAWSKTSFAISLLMIHDGIHGKTRVFIWFAIVSMNMLFGVSAMLFWVGCTPLEKAWHPFMRGTCWSPNVVITYGIFASAYSGVMDLVLAIIPWKIIMNLQMQTREKIGVALAMSMGVLRRGHTRDMG; translated from the exons ATGGCCATCGACCTCGGCTACGGCAAGCACGTCTGGCAAATCCCCTTTCGAAACCTCAACGACATGTTCCTCATCGGGCAGATCACCGTCACGCTCGCCATCTGCAGCCAAGCCTGGTCCAAGACCTCGTTTGCCATCTCGCTTCTCATGATCCACGATGGCATACACGGCAAGACCAGGGTGTTTATCTGGTTTGCCATTGTGAGCATGAACATGCTGTTTGGCGTGTCGGCCATGCtgttttgggttgggtgCACGCCGCTGGAGAAGGCGTGGCATCCGTTCATGAGAGGGACTTGTTGGAGCCCGAATGTGGTTATCACTTATGGAATCTTTGCTAGTG CTTACTCTGGTGTGATGGATCTGGTTCTGGCTATTATTCCCTGGAAGATTATCATGAACTTGCAGATGCAGACAAGAGAGAAGATTGGCGTGGCGTTGGCGATGAGTATGGGTGTTTT ACGACGGGGTCACACTCGTGATATGGGGTAA